CGAAGAAACACTTCGAGAGGCCCTTTGCCTTGCCCGTTGTGGTTTCCCTTACTTTTTATATGCGACGGCCTAAGACCAGGCGTCTTGATTTCTGGGTGTCGACCACTCCGGATCTGGACAACCTTGAAAAGTCGGTCTTGGATGGCCTGAACGAGGTTGCCTATACCGACGATAAGCTCGTTGTAGTAAAGAGCTCGTCGAAGCGGTATGTCACCAATGGTGTCCCTCGGGTCCGTATTAC
The sequence above is a segment of the Candidatus Bathyarchaeota archaeon genome. Coding sequences within it:
- a CDS encoding RusA family crossover junction endodeoxyribonuclease, with translation MTFEVAGNPVPKARARVVTKGKRRFAFTPKKVKDWETIVKTEAKKHFERPFALPVVVSLTFYMRRPKTRRLDFWVSTTPDLDNLEKSVLDGLNEVAYTDDKLVVVKSSSKRYVTNGVPRVRITIAPIQNQKSLFDYSENPSN